One region of Etheostoma spectabile isolate EspeVRDwgs_2016 chromosome 21, UIUC_Espe_1.0, whole genome shotgun sequence genomic DNA includes:
- the dhrs7cb gene encoding dehydrogenase/reductase (SDR family) member 7Cb: protein MALPSVMVLPLLIVVAAGVYYIYNEVMQFMSKSLVRNKVVVITDAVSGVGTECAHLFHKGGARLILCGINWDKLESLYDYLTHDADPSETFAPKLVILDFSDMDSMENVVAEVVECYGCVDVLICNSSMKLKAQVQSVSLEMDRNIMDINYFGPSTLAKGVLPTMISRRSGHIVLVNSIQGRLAVPFRSSYAASKHAAQAFFDCLRAEVEEFGIVVSTISHTFINASDPPPVEEPAPKPNTLAAFITSQLTHGVRPSVLANEIMQTVNRKKKEVVLAHPIPRVALYLRSLFPSFFFAVLAAGVKDSVLAEQMQ from the exons ATGGCCCTGCCCTCTGTGATGGTGTTGCCCCTGCTAATCGTCGTGGCGGCTGGGGTCTACTACATCTACAATGAGGTCATGCAGTTTATGTCCAAGTCCTTGGTGCGAAACAAAGTGGTGGTGATCACTGATGCTGTGTCGGGGGTGGGAACTG AGTGTGCCCATCTCTTCCATAAGGGCGGTGCCAGATTGATCCTGTGTGGGATTAACTGGGATAAACTAGAGTCTCTGTATGACTATCTGACTCATGATGCTGACCCCAGCGAG acATTTGCCCCAAAGCTGGTTATCCTGGACTTCAGCGATATGGACAGCATGGAGAACGTGGTGGCTGAAGTGGTGGAGTGTTACGGTTGCGTGGATGTGTTGATCTGTAACAGCAGCATGAAGCTGAAGGCCCAGGTGCAAAGTGTCTCCCTGGAAATGGACAGAAATATAATGGACATCAACTACTTCGGCCCCAGTACTCTGGCCAAAG GTGTTCTTCCAACAATGATCTCAAGAAGATCGGGGCACATTGTGCTGGTCAACAGCATCCAGGGAAGACTAGCTGTCCCGTTCAGAAGTTCAT ACGCTGCATCTAAGCACGCGGCGCAGGCCTTCTTTGACTGTCTGCGGGCTGAAGTGGAGGAGTTTGGGATCGTCGTCAGCACCATCAGTCATACCTTTATCAACGCCTCGGACCCCCCACCTGTGGAGGAGCCCGCCCCTAAACCCAACACCCTGGCTGCAT TTATCACCAGCCAGTTGACCCACGGCGTGCGCCCGTCAGTCCTGGCCAATGAGATAATGCAAACTGTgaacaggaagaagaaagaggTTGTACTGGCCCACCCCATCCCTAGGGTGGCCCTCTACCTCCGCTCCCTCTtcccctccttcttctttgctgtgCTGGCTGCTGGAGTGAAGGACTCAGTCCTGGCTGAGCAGATGCAGTAA